The following DNA comes from Rhodopseudomonas boonkerdii.
CTCGGCCAGTTGAATGGACATAGCGATACGCATGCGGAAACGCATCACGCAGATTAGCTGAGTCGTCAGGCCGCGTGGGCGGCGAGACGGCTCATTTCCTGCGTCACGAGCTCGCGATACGGCCCTTGTCCCTGCATCAGGATGTCCGGCTTTCCGTCCTCGATGATCTTGCCGCTGCGCAGCACGACCACGCGGTCGAAATTGCGCAAGGTCGCCAGACGATGCGCGATGGCGATCACCGTGCGACCGCGCATCAGACGCGCCAATGCCTCACGGATGGCTTCCTCCGACTCGCTGTCGAGCGCGGCCGTCGCCTCGTCGAGCAGCAGAATAGGTGCGTCCTTAAGGAAAGCGCGCGCGATGGCGATGCGCTGCCGCTGTCCTCCCGAAAGCTTGACGCCACGATCGCCGACCATGGTGTCGAGGCCTTCCGGCAGCTGCTCAATGAAATCGCAACGCGCATCGATGGCAGCCTGCATGACCTCTTCGTCCGTCGCATTCGGGCGGCCGTAACGGATGTTTTCGAGAATCGAACGGTGGAACAGCGAAATATCCTGCGGCACGACCGAAATGGCATGGCGCAGACTCTGCTGTGTGACGCGCGAAATATCCTGGCCGTCGATGCTGATGTTACCTTCCTGTACGTCGTAGAAGCGCTGAAGCAACACGAACAGACTCGACTTGCCCCCGCCGGACTGGCCGACCAGACCGACACGCTGGCCGGCATTAAGCCGCAACGTGAACCTGTCGAACACCTTGTGTCCACCGGGATACTGGAAGGTGATGTTGTTGAAGGCGATGGCTGCACCCGACTTCACCAGCGGTTCGGCCTCCGGATGGTCGCGCAGTTCATGCGGCACCAGCAGCGTCGCAACAGCCTCCGACAGACGGGCGATGTGCTGGGTGACGTCCACCAGCGCAACGGCGAGATCGCGTGTGGCATGGAGAATGGAAATACCGAGCGTGCAGATCAGCACCACTTCGCCTGTCGAAGCACCGCCGCGCTGCCAGAGCAGGATGGCCCAGCCAAGAAGACCGACGGTCAGCACCACAGTAATCGCCGCGTGGACAAGACGCAGACGTTCGAGATAGCGCAAGCTGCGACCGCGTGCGTAAAGCTCGCGATCCACGGTGTTGTCGAAACGTTTGTGTTCGAAGTTCAGTCCGCAGAAGGCACGAACGAGCGGCAGATTGTTCACCACATCGACCATTTCGCCATCGACCGATGCGGCCTTGTCGGCAAAATCGTTGTGCAGGCTCTTGCCGGCGGCGGCCATCCTGAACATCAGAGCGACGACGGCGCCGGCAATGACCGTGAGACCCGCCGCCATCGGCAGACTGACCGTTCCAATCAGCAGGATGGCAGCGAAGGTCGCCACAATCGGCGGCATCACGTTCCAGATGAACATGTTCTCGATGGTAAAAACCGCGTTCGACGTTGCCGTGATCCGGCTGGTCAGCATGCCCGGCAGACGATCCGTGAAATAGTTCGGCGCATGCCCGGTGAGATGGCGAAAGATATCACGCCTGAGATCACCGGTAACATTGACGAAAGTGTAGCTGGCGATCCAGCCGGCAAGGCGCCACAAAAACATATCCGCGGTAATCAACGCGATCAAAATACCGAATGCCCACCAGATCAGTGTTCCTGCATTCGACGGGCCTGCAGAAAGACCATCGACCAGATTCTTGATTCCGTATTGCGTGCCAACCGAGCAGGCGACGGCACCGAGAATGGCTGCCAGGATGATGGAATGCGAGAGCGCGCGCTTTCTGATGTACCGCATCACGAAAGCGAAAGGGCGGTGCGCATAACCGGAGAGACAATCCATTGCGTTACTAAACCCCTTGAACAGCGATGAAACTAACGAACGGCGGCGCGACCCGTGAACGACGGCGCTTCAATCGCAAATTCCCCATGCTCTCGCCTTTCCGGCGCAACAATCGACCTGCACCACTGGTTCCGCGAAACTGAAAGAGCGTGATGGCAACAGCAAGACGACAGTGTGAACGAAAATCGCCGACGCAGAAGGAACTTCGCAGCTGCGAGAACGTTCCGTCGCCTGGCAAATCCGTTCCCGCCGACGTCTCCAGGTTCGCTAGCCCCTCACTTCCAACATGGGAGATATGTAAATGCGCATCGCGCAAGTGGCTCCACTGACTGAAGCCGTTCCGCCAAAGCTTTATGGCGGCACAGAACGTGTCGTGCATTGGTTGACCGAAGAGCTTGTCGCGCAAGGGCACGACGTCACGCTTTTCGCCAGCGGCGATTCACAGACAACTGCCAGGCTCGATGCCGGTTGGCCGAAGGCTTTACGCCTCGATGGCTCGGTACGCGATCCCAACGCATTGCACATGGAAATGCTCGAACGCGTCCGTCGCAAATGTGACGACGGGGAATTCGATATCCTGCATTTCCACCTCGACTACTATCCGTTCTCACTCTTTTCCCGACAACCGACGCCATTCGTGACGACGCTCCATGGCCGCCTCGATCTGCCTGAGCACCAACCGACTTTCACGACCTTCTCGAAGATTCCTGTCATCTCGATCTCCGATGCGCAGCGTCGTCCGGTGCCGCAGGCAAACTTCATCAAAACCATCTATCACGGCCTGCCCGAGACTCTGCTGACACCCCAGGCCGTCAAGCCAGGTTATCTGGCCGTCCTCGGCCGCATCGCGCCCGAGAAGGGCGTGGATCGCGCCATCAAGATCGCCATCCGCGCCGGCGTACCGCTGAAGATCGCCGCCAAGATCGATCGGGCCGACGAGGAGTATTACGAGGTCGTGGTGAAGCCCCTGATGGATCATCCGCTCGTCGAGTTCATCGGCGAGATCAGCGATCGCGAAAAGCCGGAATTCCTGTCGGGGGCCTATGGACTGCTGCTGCCGATCGACTGGCCCGAGCCATTCGGCCTCGTGATGATCGAAGCCATGGCCTGCGGCACGCCGGTGATTGCGTATAATCGCGGCTCGGTGCCGGAAATCATCGATCAGGGCCTCACCGGCTTCATTGTCGAGGACGAACTCAGCGCCGTGAACGCCGTCGGCCGCCTGGCCGATATGGATCGGGCGGCGATTCGCAGGCATTTCGAGACGCGGTTCACAGCGCGTCGCATGGCGCAGGACTATGTCGAGGCCTATCGCAGCCAAATGGAGCAGAAGACACAGCTCCGGCTGGTCAGCAGCGCCGAATAATCAGCGATTATTCCAACGACGAAGAGAGCGGCCGCAAGGGCCGCTCTTTTCGTATGCGGCGACCATCGCCAGATCGCTGCCGCCATCGCAGTTTTGCGAGACGACAGAATGGACTGCGACCTTCGGTCGCGCCATAAATGGGGCGTCCTCTGCAGCCCGATAGGTCCTCATGTCCGCCGTCGTCCGTTTCGAAGTCATCCTGCTTCTGATGGCCGTCATCGTCGGGCTCGATCTCGTGGCCCGGCGTCTGCAGCTGCCGCGCGCGGCCGCGCTGATCCTGGGCGGCATTGGTCTTGCGCTGATCCCTGGCACACCGGATCTCGAAATCGATCCTGAACTCGTTCTGGTGCTGTTCCTGCCACCACTGCTCATGTCGAGTGCCTGGTTCACCTCGTGGCGCGATTTCCGCGCCGATCTGCGCATCATCCTGCAGCTCGCGGTCGGCGCGGTGTTCTTCACCACGCTCGTCGTCGGCGTCGTCGCACACCTGGTGATACCGGACCTGCCATGGGCCGCCTGTTTCGCGCTTGGTGCGATCGTTTCGCCGCCGGATTCCGTCGCCGCCAAGGCAGTGCTGCAGAAGGTCGCATTACCTCACCGGATCATCGTGTTGCTGGAAGGCGAGAGTCTCGTCAACGATGCATCCGGGCTCGTGCTGCTGCGGTTCGCCGTTGCCGCGGCGTTGACGGGCTCGTTCAGCGCCGGCGCCGCGACTATCAGTTTCTTCACGGTCGCGATCGGCGGCCTGGCGGTCGGCGTCATCTTCGCGTTTGGCGCGCTGATGGTGATCAAACGCATCAAGGAGATCGATCTTGCGATCGCCTGGACCTTCCTGATCGCCTGGATTTCCTATATCGCCGCCGAACGGCTGCATGTCTCCGGCGTGCTCTCGACGGTGGCCTGTGGCATGATCCTCGGCTGGAAACAACACGAATTCTTCGGCGCCGCTCTGCGCACCCGCGCGACGGCGACATGGAGTGTCGTCGTTTTCGTACTGGAATCTCTCGTGTTCATCCTGATCGGCCTGTCCCTGCGCGGCGTGCTGCATCGTCTTGGCGGGCCTGACGCGCTGGCTGCAATGGCGCCAGCGACGGCCGCGATCATCGCCGCGGTGATCCTCGCCCGGTTCGTGTGGATGTATCCCGGTACATATCTTCCGCGCATGTTGATGCCGAAACTCCGCGCCCGCGACCCCGCTCCGCCATGGTCGATGCCATTCGTCATGAGCTGGGCCGGCCTGCGTGGCGTTGTCAGTCTCGCCGCCGCGCTGTCCCTGCCGGAACAGTTTCCCGGCCGTGACATGATCCTGGCGATCACATTCGCCGTGATCCTGGTAACGGTGTTGATACAGGGGTCGACGCTGGCGCCGATCGTTCGCTTCCTGATGAAGGGCGATTACAAGACGCATCACCGCTCCAGACTCAGCGAAGCGCAGGCCCGTGCACGCGTCGCCGCCGCGCAGTTTGCTGCGATCGAGAAAGCGTCGCGCAATGACGATGGCACCCATCGGCACCCGCGCCTGTTCGAGCAATACACCTACCGGAAGAGCGCTGCAGCACGTTATGCCGAGGAGGCCGAAACGCTGTCTTCGCAACGCACCGACCACTATGCGACCGTGCTCGCCGCCATCGAGGCCGGCCGCCATGAGCTCCTGCGGATGCATCGTGCCGACGAGATCCATGACAGCGTGTTGCAGGCCATCGAGGAAGGACTCGATCTCGAGGAAGTCAATGCGAGACGGCATCTCTGACCCATGCCGAAGCTTCCCACCAAGCGCATCAGCCTCTAATCTTTCGCCATTGCTGTCAGTTCACACAACACGCGCGGCCAGCGCGCGGCAATGGGAGAAAACCTCATGAGACTTCAGGGCCTGTCCACCATCGTCACCGGCGGCGCATCCGGCTTCGGCGCCGAGATCGCGCGCGCCTATGCGCGCGAAGGCGCCAGGGTCGTGATCTTCGATCTAAATGCCGATGGCGCAAGGAAAGTGGCTGACGAGATCGGCGCCAGCGCAATCGCGCATGGCGGCAGTGTCGCCAACAAGGCCGACGTCGATGCCGCTGTGAAACTCGCGGTCGACAAATTCGGCAAGCTCGATGTGGTCGTCAACAATGCCGGCTGGACCTTCCGCAACAAGCCGATGCTGGAGGTGACAGAAGAAGAATTCGATCGGGTCTTCGACGTCAATGTGAAGTCGATCTTCCTGATGACCAATGCCTGCGTACCCGTCATGAAGAAACAGAAGAGCGGCCGCATCATCAATATCGGCTCCACCGCCGGCGTGCGCCCACGCCCCGGCCTCACCTGGTACAACGCCTCCAAGGGCGCGGTGAACCTGATGTCGAAATCGATGGCCGTGGAGCTTGCGCCCGACGGCATCCGCGTCAACTGCATCGCACCCGTCATGGGCGAAACCGGCCTGCTGGAAGCGTTCATGGGGGTGCCGGACACGCCGGAGAATCGCGCCAAGTTCATCGGCACCATTCCGCTCGGCCGCATGTCTCGCCCGTCGGATATCGCCAATGCCTGTGTCTATATGGCGGGCGAGGAATCCGAATTCCTCACCGGCGTGATCCTGCCGGTCGATGGCGGCCGAACCATCTAGGAAATTCGTAAACCATCGAATCCGGTGAGATTCGATTCACCAATTCCTTTAAGCAGTTCAGCCCAGGTTCATGCGATGATGTCTGCATGATCGAGGGACAAACCTCGGCAGGGAAGGCGTCAGGGTCAGGCCGGTCAACGGCCTGGCCCCGCTCTTTGGGGATCATCATGGCAGCAAAGAAGAAAGTGGCTCCGCGCAGGAAAGCGGCGTCATTTGAGCCCGTGCATCCGGTTTTCGCCGTTTTGCGCACCGCGACCCGCAGTGTCGTCAACATGGCGGTCGTCAGCACGGCCTGTGGCATGACGCTGCTGACCTTGATGGGCGTGTTGAAGTTCCAGCTCGCCTAGGCACTCTTCATACTGCCCAGCAGTGTCGGGATCAGTTCCGACACCGTGGGATGCACCGGCACCGCCCATTGCAGTTCAGTATAGTCCGCGCCGGCATTCATGATATCGAGAATGCCGTGAATGGCCTCATCGCCTGAGGTGCCTAGGATCGCGGCGCCGAGAATTTTCTTCGACTGCGCATCGACGATCACCTGCATCTTTCCGAAGGTCTCACCTTTTTCCACCGCGCGGCCCACATGTTTCATCAGCCGCTCGCCGATTAGCAGCCTTTTGCCCGTGGCTTTCGCCTGCGTCACCGTCATGCCGACGCGTCCAAGCGGCGGATCGATAAACAGCGCATAGCCGGGAATACGATCGCTGACTTTCCGCCTCTGGCCGTCGAGAAGATTGGCGACGATAATTTCGAAATCGTTGTAAGCGGTATGCGTGAAAGCACCGCGACCGTTGCAATCGCCCATTGCGTAGATGCCAGGGACACCGGTCGCAAGACCATCGTCGACCTTGATGTAGCCACGCTCGTCCACTTCCACGCCGGCTTTGTCGAGACCGAGATCGTCGGTGTTCGGCTGCCGTCCCACGGCTAGCAGCACATCGCTGCCGATGACCTCTGGCTCCCCCTCGCTGCAATCGACGCCGACGGCAACGCCATCCGGATGCGGCTTGAAAGTGATGCATTCGGCGCTGGTCCGAACATGAATGCCTTCGGCTTCCAGAATCTCGCGGATCATCTCGGAAATATCGGAGTCCTCGCGCGACACCAGACGCGGTCCCTTCTCGACCACCGTCACCTCCGCGCCGAAACGGCGGTACATCTGCGCAAATTCGAGACCTATATAGCTGCCGCCGACCACGACGAGATGTTTTGGCACCCTGTCGAGCTTCAGCATGCCGCTATTGGTGAGATACGGCACATCGTTCACACCCGGGAAATCCGGCACCACGGGACGACCGCCGACATTGACGAAGATCTTCGGCGCCGTCAGCAGCTCATCGCCAACGCGCACGGTGGTTGCGGATTCGAAACGCGCATGACCGTCGAACACCGTGCAATTCGTCATCTTGCGCAACCAGACTTCGACTCCGCTCCGCGAGTCCATAGTGACCTTGTCGGCACGCGCGCGCACCCTGACCATGTCAATGCGCACGGGCGCATCGATCATCACGCC
Coding sequences within:
- a CDS encoding Na+/H+ antiporter codes for the protein MSAVVRFEVILLLMAVIVGLDLVARRLQLPRAAALILGGIGLALIPGTPDLEIDPELVLVLFLPPLLMSSAWFTSWRDFRADLRIILQLAVGAVFFTTLVVGVVAHLVIPDLPWAACFALGAIVSPPDSVAAKAVLQKVALPHRIIVLLEGESLVNDASGLVLLRFAVAAALTGSFSAGAATISFFTVAIGGLAVGVIFAFGALMVIKRIKEIDLAIAWTFLIAWISYIAAERLHVSGVLSTVACGMILGWKQHEFFGAALRTRATATWSVVVFVLESLVFILIGLSLRGVLHRLGGPDALAAMAPATAAIIAAVILARFVWMYPGTYLPRMLMPKLRARDPAPPWSMPFVMSWAGLRGVVSLAAALSLPEQFPGRDMILAITFAVILVTVLIQGSTLAPIVRFLMKGDYKTHHRSRLSEAQARARVAAAQFAAIEKASRNDDGTHRHPRLFEQYTYRKSAAARYAEEAETLSSQRTDHYATVLAAIEAGRHELLRMHRADEIHDSVLQAIEEGLDLEEVNARRHL
- a CDS encoding FAD-containing oxidoreductase — encoded protein: MAHQFDAIIIGTGQAGPPLAGRLTAAGQKVAVIERHLFGGTCVNTGCKPTKTMVASAYAAHLARRGSEYGVMIDAPVRIDMVRVRARADKVTMDSRSGVEVWLRKMTNCTVFDGHARFESATTVRVGDELLTAPKIFVNVGGRPVVPDFPGVNDVPYLTNSGMLKLDRVPKHLVVVGGSYIGLEFAQMYRRFGAEVTVVEKGPRLVSREDSDISEMIREILEAEGIHVRTSAECITFKPHPDGVAVGVDCSEGEPEVIGSDVLLAVGRQPNTDDLGLDKAGVEVDERGYIKVDDGLATGVPGIYAMGDCNGRGAFTHTAYNDFEIIVANLLDGQRRKVSDRIPGYALFIDPPLGRVGMTVTQAKATGKRLLIGERLMKHVGRAVEKGETFGKMQVIVDAQSKKILGAAILGTSGDEAIHGILDIMNAGADYTELQWAVPVHPTVSELIPTLLGSMKSA
- a CDS encoding glycosyltransferase family 4 protein translates to MRIAQVAPLTEAVPPKLYGGTERVVHWLTEELVAQGHDVTLFASGDSQTTARLDAGWPKALRLDGSVRDPNALHMEMLERVRRKCDDGEFDILHFHLDYYPFSLFSRQPTPFVTTLHGRLDLPEHQPTFTTFSKIPVISISDAQRRPVPQANFIKTIYHGLPETLLTPQAVKPGYLAVLGRIAPEKGVDRAIKIAIRAGVPLKIAAKIDRADEEYYEVVVKPLMDHPLVEFIGEISDREKPEFLSGAYGLLLPIDWPEPFGLVMIEAMACGTPVIAYNRGSVPEIIDQGLTGFIVEDELSAVNAVGRLADMDRAAIRRHFETRFTARRMAQDYVEAYRSQMEQKTQLRLVSSAE
- a CDS encoding ABC transporter ATP-binding protein; translation: MDCLSGYAHRPFAFVMRYIRKRALSHSIILAAILGAVACSVGTQYGIKNLVDGLSAGPSNAGTLIWWAFGILIALITADMFLWRLAGWIASYTFVNVTGDLRRDIFRHLTGHAPNYFTDRLPGMLTSRITATSNAVFTIENMFIWNVMPPIVATFAAILLIGTVSLPMAAGLTVIAGAVVALMFRMAAAGKSLHNDFADKAASVDGEMVDVVNNLPLVRAFCGLNFEHKRFDNTVDRELYARGRSLRYLERLRLVHAAITVVLTVGLLGWAILLWQRGGASTGEVVLICTLGISILHATRDLAVALVDVTQHIARLSEAVATLLVPHELRDHPEAEPLVKSGAAIAFNNITFQYPGGHKVFDRFTLRLNAGQRVGLVGQSGGGKSSLFVLLQRFYDVQEGNISIDGQDISRVTQQSLRHAISVVPQDISLFHRSILENIRYGRPNATDEEVMQAAIDARCDFIEQLPEGLDTMVGDRGVKLSGGQRQRIAIARAFLKDAPILLLDEATAALDSESEEAIREALARLMRGRTVIAIAHRLATLRNFDRVVVLRSGKIIEDGKPDILMQGQGPYRELVTQEMSRLAAHAA
- a CDS encoding glucose 1-dehydrogenase; the protein is MRLQGLSTIVTGGASGFGAEIARAYAREGARVVIFDLNADGARKVADEIGASAIAHGGSVANKADVDAAVKLAVDKFGKLDVVVNNAGWTFRNKPMLEVTEEEFDRVFDVNVKSIFLMTNACVPVMKKQKSGRIINIGSTAGVRPRPGLTWYNASKGAVNLMSKSMAVELAPDGIRVNCIAPVMGETGLLEAFMGVPDTPENRAKFIGTIPLGRMSRPSDIANACVYMAGEESEFLTGVILPVDGGRTI